Proteins from one Phocoena phocoena chromosome 7, mPhoPho1.1, whole genome shotgun sequence genomic window:
- the TMEM169 gene encoding transmembrane protein 169, which produces MEEPAPVEGQGQLPSPHQGSLRKAMAAALALDGESTLGRRKKKKKESRPESIIIYRSESEKLDEEPGELEGGDQPKEEEGDDFLDYPLDDGMWNMPVDSHYVTLTGTITRGKKKGQMVDIHVTLTEKELQELTKPNVSSREMAPEGRKACQLGADRGPHVVLWTLVCLPVVFILSFVVSFYYGTITWYNIFLVYNEERTFWHKISCCPCLILFYPVLIMAMASSLGLYAAVVQLSWSWGAWWQAARDMEKGFCGWLCSKLGLEDCSPYSIVELLESDNISGNLSNKDATQEVETSTV; this is translated from the exons ATGGAAGAGCCAGCACCAGTGGAAGGCCAGGGCCAGCTCCCAAGCCCCCACCAGGGCTCTCTGAGGAAAGCCATGGCAGCTGCCCTGGCCCTTGATGGGGAATCCACACTGGGTcgcaggaaaaagaagaagaaagagtccCGCCCAGAATCTATTATCATCTACCGGTCAGAGAGTGAGAAACTGGATGAGGAGCCTGGGGAATTAGAAGGTGGAGATCAGCctaaagaggaggagggagatgaTTTCCTAGACTATCCTCTGGATGATG GTATGTGGAACATGCCTGTGGACAGCCACTATGTCACATTAACTGGGACCATCACCCGAGGGAAGAAAAAGGGGCAGATGGTGGACATCCATGTCACGTTGACAGAGAAAGAGCTGCAGGAACTCACCAAGCCTAACGTGTCTTCAAGGGAAATGGCACCTGAAGGCAGAAAGGCCTGCCAGCTGGGAGCAGACCGTGGGCCCCACGTGGTCCTCTGGACACTGGTCTGCCTGCCTGTGGTTTTCATCCTCTCCTTCGTGGTCTCTTTCTACTATGGCACCATCACCTGGTACAATATCTTTCTTGTGTACAACGAGGAGAGGACCTTCTGGCACAAGATCTCATGTTGCCCCTGCCTCATTCTCTTCTATCCAGTGCTCATCATGGCCATGGCCTCTTCCCTGGGCCTCTATGCTGCCGTGGTCCAGCTCTCATGGTCCTGGGGAGCATGGTGGCAAGCTGCCCGGGACATGGAGAAAGGCTTCTGTGGCTGGCTGTGCAGCAAGCTGGGTCTGGAAGACTGTTCTCCCTACAGCATTGTGGAGCTGCTTGAATCTGACAATATCTCAGGCAATCTGTCCAACAAGGATGCCACCCAGGAGGTAGAAACATCCACTGTCTAA